A genomic segment from Gadus morhua chromosome 4, gadMor3.0, whole genome shotgun sequence encodes:
- the LOC115543059 gene encoding uncharacterized protein LOC115543059 isoform X1, translating to MLRIALLCLALSGLRAAPLAPRVSHVEGLAGAFRHSAEPSPRLLPDDYRQGIEPARHYVVDLNTGRVLEHVSEMERRVNPVATRPDVAEVSAEIERHWLDEVEIPVQRSGAGWVRVEEHFEDNLPKGFRQGTERMASIPEGFRQGTEPTFSMPEGFRQGTEPMMSIPEGFRQGTKSISSIPDGFRQGTEPMASIPDGYRQGTEPTFSMPEGFRQGTEPRMSIPEGFRQGTEPTFSMPEGFRQGAEPMVSILDGFRQGTKSISSIPDGFRQGTEPMASIPDGYRQGTEPTFSMPEGFRQGTEPRMSIPEGFRQGTEPRMSIPEGFRQGTEPMMSIPDGFRKGTKSIPSIPDGFRQGTEPMASIPDGYRQGTEPTFSMPEGFRQGTEPMVSILDGFRQGTEPMMSFPEGFRQGTEHSSMALGRRTPECKGKIIMGRCYQFNPTPLSFKDAQATCRDLAPNSDLASITDGSLHSGLVSMVTKDGEDSPVLTWLGGVVKNQQAQWLDGSEMAYSDWMKGHPNVRSAKPVCLEMFRMDESWWSTVDCEFLRASICSYPVVA from the exons ATGCTGAGGATTGCACTACTATGCTTGGCCCTTTCTG GCCTGCGTGCGGCCCCCCTGGCGCCCCGAGTCAGCCATGTGGAGGGTCTGGCGGGGGCGTTCAGGCACAGCGCGGAACCCTCGCCCAGGCTGCTCCCCGATGACTACCGCCAGGGCATCGAGCCCGCGAGGCACTACGTGGTGGACCTCAACACCGGCCGCGTGCTGGAGCACGTCAGCGAGATGGAGCGCAGGGTGAATCCCG TCGCCACTCGTCCTGATGTGGCGGAGGTTTCCGCTGAGATTGAGAGGCATTGGTTAGATGAAG ttgAAATCCCGGTCCAGAGGAGTGGCGCTGGTTGGGTCCGAGTGGAGGAGCATTTTGAAGACAATCTCCCAAAGGGTTTTAGACAGGGAACCGAACGCATGGCCTCCATTCCTGAAGGTTTTAGACAGGGGACCGAACCCACGTTCTCCATGCCTGAGGGTTTTAGACAGGGAACCGAACCGATGATGTCCATTCCTGAAGGTTTTAGACAGGGAACCAAATCGATCTCCTCCATTCCTGACGGCTTTAGACAGGGAACCGAACCCATGGCCTCCATTCCTGATGGTTATAGACAGGGGACCGAACCCACGTTCTCCATGCCTGAGGGTTTTAGACAGGGAACCGAACCTAGGATGTCCATTCCTGAAGGTTTTAGACAGGGGACCGAACCCACGTTCTCCATGCCTGAGGGTTTTAGACAGGGGGCCGAACCTATGGTGTCCATTCTTGATGGTTTTAGACAGGGAACCAAATCGATCTCCTCCATTCCTGACGGCTTTAGACAGGGAACCGAACCCATGGCCTCCATTCCTGATGGTTATAGACAGGGGACCGAACCCACGTTCTCCATGCCTGAAGGTTTTAGACAGGGAACCGAACCTAGGATGTCCATTCCTGAAGGTTTTAGACAGGGGACCGAACCTAGGATGTCCATTCCTGAAGGTTTTAGACAGGGGACCGAACCTATGATGTCCATTCCTGATGGTTTTAGAAAGGGAACCAAATCGATTCCCTCCATTCCTGACGGCTTTAGACAGGGAACCGAACCCATGGCCTCCATTCCTGATGGTTATAGACAGGGGACCGAACCCACGTTCTCCATGCCTGAGGGTTTTAGACAGGGAACCGAACCTATGGTGTCCATTCTTGATGGTTTCAGACAGGGAACCGAACCCATGATGTCCTTCCCAGAAGGTTTTAGACAGGGAACCGAACACTCCTCCATGGCGCTTGGCAGACGTACGCCAGAGTGCAAAGGGAAGATCATCATGGGACGCTGCTATCAGTTCAACCCCACACCGCTGTCCTTCAAGGACGCGCAG GCCACGTGCAGAGACCTTGCACCAAACTCAGACTTGGCCTCCATAACTGATGGGAGTCTGCATTCTGGtctggtttccatggtgacCAAGGACGGCGAGGACAGCCCCGTTTTGACCTGGCTGGGAGGCGTGGTCAAG AACCAGCAGGCCCAGTGGCTGGACGGATCAGAGATGGCGTACAGCGACTGGATGAAAGGTCACCCCAACGTCCGCAGCGCTAAGCCCGTCTGCCTGGAGATGTTCCGCATGG ACGAGAGTTGGTGGTCGACGGTGGACTGCGAGTTCCTGAGGGCGTCGATCTGCTCCTACCCAGTGGTGGCCTGA
- the LOC115543059 gene encoding uncharacterized protein LOC115543059 isoform X3: MLRIALLCLALSGLRAAPLAPRVSHVEGLAGAFRHSAEPSPRLLPDDYRQGIEPARHYVVDLNTGRVLEHVSEMERRVNPVATRPDVAEVSAEIERHWLDEVEIPVQRSGAGWVRVEEHFEDNLPKGFRQGTERMASIPEGFRQGTEPTFSMPEGFRQGTEPMMSIPEGFRQGTEPTFSMPEGFRQGAEPMVSILDGFRQGTKSISSIPDGFRQGTEPMASIPDGYRQGTEPTFSMPEGFRQGTEPRMSIPEGFRQGTEPRMSIPEGFRQGTEPMMSIPDGFRKGTKSIPSIPDGFRQGTEPMASIPDGYRQGTEPTFSMPEGFRQGTEPMVSILDGFRQGTEPMMSFPEGFRQGTEHSSMALGRRTPECKGKIIMGRCYQFNPTPLSFKDAQATCRDLAPNSDLASITDGSLHSGLVSMVTKDGEDSPVLTWLGGVVKNQQAQWLDGSEMAYSDWMKGHPNVRSAKPVCLEMFRMDESWWSTVDCEFLRASICSYPVVA; the protein is encoded by the exons ATGCTGAGGATTGCACTACTATGCTTGGCCCTTTCTG GCCTGCGTGCGGCCCCCCTGGCGCCCCGAGTCAGCCATGTGGAGGGTCTGGCGGGGGCGTTCAGGCACAGCGCGGAACCCTCGCCCAGGCTGCTCCCCGATGACTACCGCCAGGGCATCGAGCCCGCGAGGCACTACGTGGTGGACCTCAACACCGGCCGCGTGCTGGAGCACGTCAGCGAGATGGAGCGCAGGGTGAATCCCG TCGCCACTCGTCCTGATGTGGCGGAGGTTTCCGCTGAGATTGAGAGGCATTGGTTAGATGAAG ttgAAATCCCGGTCCAGAGGAGTGGCGCTGGTTGGGTCCGAGTGGAGGAGCATTTTGAAGACAATCTCCCAAAGGGTTTTAGACAGGGAACCGAACGCATGGCCTCCATTCCTGAAGGTTTTAGACAGGGGACCGAACCCACGTTCTCCATGCCTGAGGGTTTTAGACAGGGAACCGAACCGATGATGTCCATTCCTGAAG GTTTTAGACAGGGGACCGAACCCACGTTCTCCATGCCTGAGGGTTTTAGACAGGGGGCCGAACCTATGGTGTCCATTCTTGATGGTTTTAGACAGGGAACCAAATCGATCTCCTCCATTCCTGACGGCTTTAGACAGGGAACCGAACCCATGGCCTCCATTCCTGATGGTTATAGACAGGGGACCGAACCCACGTTCTCCATGCCTGAAGGTTTTAGACAGGGAACCGAACCTAGGATGTCCATTCCTGAAGGTTTTAGACAGGGGACCGAACCTAGGATGTCCATTCCTGAAGGTTTTAGACAGGGGACCGAACCTATGATGTCCATTCCTGATGGTTTTAGAAAGGGAACCAAATCGATTCCCTCCATTCCTGACGGCTTTAGACAGGGAACCGAACCCATGGCCTCCATTCCTGATGGTTATAGACAGGGGACCGAACCCACGTTCTCCATGCCTGAGGGTTTTAGACAGGGAACCGAACCTATGGTGTCCATTCTTGATGGTTTCAGACAGGGAACCGAACCCATGATGTCCTTCCCAGAAGGTTTTAGACAGGGAACCGAACACTCCTCCATGGCGCTTGGCAGACGTACGCCAGAGTGCAAAGGGAAGATCATCATGGGACGCTGCTATCAGTTCAACCCCACACCGCTGTCCTTCAAGGACGCGCAG GCCACGTGCAGAGACCTTGCACCAAACTCAGACTTGGCCTCCATAACTGATGGGAGTCTGCATTCTGGtctggtttccatggtgacCAAGGACGGCGAGGACAGCCCCGTTTTGACCTGGCTGGGAGGCGTGGTCAAG AACCAGCAGGCCCAGTGGCTGGACGGATCAGAGATGGCGTACAGCGACTGGATGAAAGGTCACCCCAACGTCCGCAGCGCTAAGCCCGTCTGCCTGGAGATGTTCCGCATGG ACGAGAGTTGGTGGTCGACGGTGGACTGCGAGTTCCTGAGGGCGTCGATCTGCTCCTACCCAGTGGTGGCCTGA
- the LOC115543086 gene encoding uncharacterized protein LOC115543086: protein MKMLFLLLAFPFFFKVCTGLLLSGEVGGTVLFQCNSIKMEIKSMSFQGGTAFKKVIIGYHAPTNKTEVLRPDTFLNNVDKTVSFGNLTVSDEGTYKCIINHGVGRGKTEDTKTTLSITATPDTVTLERRIPVDVSNASLTCTAIEVYPVSKISWNVSGVLEHQWENIVTQDKNSLLFNISSTAFFNCSDKSARLIKCSLGGVSSDEKSVCQQPKGLTSLYCLLILIAPVLGLGGFCLPGELKKKSTMTTDAGTAECAGCGATGLPLENRCDSHQTAECSNGCHGDHGREGD from the exons ATGAAgatgttatttttgttgttggcaTTTCCCTTCTTTTTCAAAG TTTGTACCGGCCTtcttctttctggagaagtgggAGGGACGGTGTTGTTTCAATGCAACTCAATAAAGATGGAAATAAAGTCTATGTCCTTTCAAGGAGGCACAGCTTTTAAAAAGGTTATAATTGGATATCATGCTCCGACGAACAAGACCGAAGTCCTTCGACCTGACACCTTCTTGAACAATGTGGATAAAACGGTATCCTTTGGAAATCTAACCGTCTCAGATGAAGGGACCTATAAATGCATCATAAACCATGGCGTCGGTAGAGGAAAAACTGAGGACACCAAAACAACGCTCAGCATAACTG CAACCCCCGATACAGTGACACTAGAGCGTCGCATCCCTGTTGACGTCTCCAATGCCTCGCTTACATGTACTGCCATCGAGGTCTATCCAGTCAGCAAAATATCATGGAATGTTTCTGGTGTCCTTGAGCATCAATGGGAGAACATAGTCACGCAGGATAAGAATTCTCTGCTGTTCAACATCTCTAGCACTGCGTTCTTCAACTGTTCAGACAAATCAGCGCGACTCATCAAGTGCTCTTTGGGGGGCGTTTCCTCTGACGAGAAGAGTGTCTGCCAGCAGCCCAAAG GTCTCACTTCACTATACTGCCTTCTAATTTTAATCGCACCAGTCCTGGGGTTGGGCGGATTTTGCTTGCCGGGAGAACTGAAAAAGAAATCCAC CATGACCACGGATGCCGGAACAGCAGAATGTGCAGGTTGCGGAGCGACAGGTCTTCCGCTGGAGAACCGGTGCGACTCCCATCAGACAGCAGAGTGCAGCAATGGGTGCCATGGGGACCACGGCCGAGAAGGAGACTGA
- the LOC115543059 gene encoding uncharacterized protein LOC115543059 isoform X2 — protein MLRIALLCLALSGLRAAPLAPRVSHVEGLAGAFRHSAEPSPRLLPDDYRQGIEPARHYVVDLNTGRVLEHVSEMERRVNPEIERHWLDEVEIPVQRSGAGWVRVEEHFEDNLPKGFRQGTERMASIPEGFRQGTEPTFSMPEGFRQGTEPMMSIPEGFRQGTKSISSIPDGFRQGTEPMASIPDGYRQGTEPTFSMPEGFRQGTEPRMSIPEGFRQGTEPTFSMPEGFRQGAEPMVSILDGFRQGTKSISSIPDGFRQGTEPMASIPDGYRQGTEPTFSMPEGFRQGTEPRMSIPEGFRQGTEPRMSIPEGFRQGTEPMMSIPDGFRKGTKSIPSIPDGFRQGTEPMASIPDGYRQGTEPTFSMPEGFRQGTEPMVSILDGFRQGTEPMMSFPEGFRQGTEHSSMALGRRTPECKGKIIMGRCYQFNPTPLSFKDAQATCRDLAPNSDLASITDGSLHSGLVSMVTKDGEDSPVLTWLGGVVKNQQAQWLDGSEMAYSDWMKGHPNVRSAKPVCLEMFRMDESWWSTVDCEFLRASICSYPVVA, from the exons ATGCTGAGGATTGCACTACTATGCTTGGCCCTTTCTG GCCTGCGTGCGGCCCCCCTGGCGCCCCGAGTCAGCCATGTGGAGGGTCTGGCGGGGGCGTTCAGGCACAGCGCGGAACCCTCGCCCAGGCTGCTCCCCGATGACTACCGCCAGGGCATCGAGCCCGCGAGGCACTACGTGGTGGACCTCAACACCGGCCGCGTGCTGGAGCACGTCAGCGAGATGGAGCGCAGGGTGAATCCCG AGATTGAGAGGCATTGGTTAGATGAAG ttgAAATCCCGGTCCAGAGGAGTGGCGCTGGTTGGGTCCGAGTGGAGGAGCATTTTGAAGACAATCTCCCAAAGGGTTTTAGACAGGGAACCGAACGCATGGCCTCCATTCCTGAAGGTTTTAGACAGGGGACCGAACCCACGTTCTCCATGCCTGAGGGTTTTAGACAGGGAACCGAACCGATGATGTCCATTCCTGAAGGTTTTAGACAGGGAACCAAATCGATCTCCTCCATTCCTGACGGCTTTAGACAGGGAACCGAACCCATGGCCTCCATTCCTGATGGTTATAGACAGGGGACCGAACCCACGTTCTCCATGCCTGAGGGTTTTAGACAGGGAACCGAACCTAGGATGTCCATTCCTGAAGGTTTTAGACAGGGGACCGAACCCACGTTCTCCATGCCTGAGGGTTTTAGACAGGGGGCCGAACCTATGGTGTCCATTCTTGATGGTTTTAGACAGGGAACCAAATCGATCTCCTCCATTCCTGACGGCTTTAGACAGGGAACCGAACCCATGGCCTCCATTCCTGATGGTTATAGACAGGGGACCGAACCCACGTTCTCCATGCCTGAAGGTTTTAGACAGGGAACCGAACCTAGGATGTCCATTCCTGAAGGTTTTAGACAGGGGACCGAACCTAGGATGTCCATTCCTGAAGGTTTTAGACAGGGGACCGAACCTATGATGTCCATTCCTGATGGTTTTAGAAAGGGAACCAAATCGATTCCCTCCATTCCTGACGGCTTTAGACAGGGAACCGAACCCATGGCCTCCATTCCTGATGGTTATAGACAGGGGACCGAACCCACGTTCTCCATGCCTGAGGGTTTTAGACAGGGAACCGAACCTATGGTGTCCATTCTTGATGGTTTCAGACAGGGAACCGAACCCATGATGTCCTTCCCAGAAGGTTTTAGACAGGGAACCGAACACTCCTCCATGGCGCTTGGCAGACGTACGCCAGAGTGCAAAGGGAAGATCATCATGGGACGCTGCTATCAGTTCAACCCCACACCGCTGTCCTTCAAGGACGCGCAG GCCACGTGCAGAGACCTTGCACCAAACTCAGACTTGGCCTCCATAACTGATGGGAGTCTGCATTCTGGtctggtttccatggtgacCAAGGACGGCGAGGACAGCCCCGTTTTGACCTGGCTGGGAGGCGTGGTCAAG AACCAGCAGGCCCAGTGGCTGGACGGATCAGAGATGGCGTACAGCGACTGGATGAAAGGTCACCCCAACGTCCGCAGCGCTAAGCCCGTCTGCCTGGAGATGTTCCGCATGG ACGAGAGTTGGTGGTCGACGGTGGACTGCGAGTTCCTGAGGGCGTCGATCTGCTCCTACCCAGTGGTGGCCTGA